The following are encoded together in the Actinoplanes sp. N902-109 genome:
- a CDS encoding DciA family protein encodes MAGPELARAVLDAALAKRRTAQQQPRRRTEGGDGSARRLRGYSGPGPDPRDPQLFGAVLERIMKQRGWQKPAAEATVFGAWEKVVGADIAKHSRPIKLEDGVLTVEAESTAWATQLRLLAARLLKSIAAEVGHNVVTRLNIHGPAAPSWNRGPRRVQGRGPRDTYG; translated from the coding sequence ATGGCCGGACCCGAGCTGGCCCGGGCGGTGCTGGACGCCGCACTGGCCAAGCGCCGGACGGCGCAGCAGCAGCCCCGCCGCCGTACGGAGGGCGGGGACGGCTCGGCCAGACGCCTGCGCGGCTATTCCGGGCCGGGCCCCGACCCCCGCGACCCGCAGCTCTTCGGCGCCGTGCTGGAACGCATCATGAAGCAGCGCGGCTGGCAGAAGCCGGCGGCCGAGGCAACCGTGTTCGGCGCCTGGGAGAAGGTGGTCGGCGCGGACATCGCCAAGCACAGCCGCCCGATCAAGCTCGAGGACGGCGTGCTGACCGTGGAGGCGGAGTCGACGGCCTGGGCCACCCAGCTGCGGCTGCTCGCCGCCCGGCTGCTCAAGAGCATCGCGGCCGAGGTCGGGCACAACGTCGTGACCAGGCTGAACATCCACGGCCCGGCGGCTCCGTCGTGGAACCGCGGGCCGCGCCGGGTGCAGGGCCGCGGACCCCGCGACACGTACGGCTGA
- the gyrB gene encoding DNA topoisomerase (ATP-hydrolyzing) subunit B: protein MAEKNQEYGAGSITVLEGLEAVRKRPGMYIGSTGERGLHHLVWEVVDNAVDEALAGYCDTIDVVLLPDGGVSVTDNGRGFPVDLHPKLKKPGVEVALTVLHAGGKFDGKAYAVSGGLHGVGVSVVNALSTRMAVEIHKDGFVWRQKYDASKPGPLDKGEATTTTGSTVQFWPDATIFETVEFDFQTIYRRLQEMAFLNKGLTINFTDQRAESADEEGNARKVSFMYENGIADFVRHLNNTKNPVHKSVIEFEADSPEEGMAIEIAMQWNESYGESVYTFANRINTHEGGTHEEGFRAALTNTINRYGAEKKFLKSDEKLSGEDIREGLAAIISVTLANPQFEGQTKTKLGNTSMKSFVQKIANERIADWFDRNPAEAKTIITKASQAARARIAAQQARKLARRKSLLESGSMPGKLADCQSTDPRVSELFIVEGDSAGGSAKQGRDSQIQAILPIRGKILNVEKARIDRVLKNNEVQALITALGTGIHDDFDIAKLRYHKIVLMADADVDGQHIQTLLLTLLFRFMRPLVEVGHVYLAAPPLYKIKWNKRGDDAQYAYSDRERDGLIALRQQKKANAKPDDIQRFKGLGEMNFHELWDTTMDPSTRTLRQVTLDDAAVADELFSVLMGEDVEARRSFIQRNAKDVRFLDI from the coding sequence GTGGCAGAGAAGAATCAGGAATACGGTGCCGGCTCCATCACCGTGCTCGAAGGCCTCGAGGCGGTCCGCAAGCGTCCCGGTATGTACATCGGTTCCACCGGCGAGCGCGGTCTGCACCACCTGGTCTGGGAGGTTGTGGACAACGCGGTGGACGAGGCCCTGGCCGGCTACTGCGACACCATCGACGTGGTCCTGCTGCCCGACGGTGGCGTCTCGGTCACCGACAACGGCCGTGGCTTCCCGGTCGACCTGCACCCGAAGTTGAAGAAGCCCGGTGTCGAGGTCGCGCTGACCGTGCTGCACGCCGGCGGCAAGTTCGACGGTAAGGCCTACGCGGTCTCCGGCGGTCTGCACGGCGTCGGCGTCTCCGTGGTGAACGCCCTCTCCACCCGGATGGCCGTCGAGATCCACAAGGACGGCTTCGTCTGGCGGCAGAAGTACGACGCCAGCAAGCCCGGCCCGCTGGACAAGGGCGAGGCCACCACGACGACCGGGTCGACGGTGCAGTTCTGGCCGGACGCGACGATCTTCGAGACCGTCGAGTTCGACTTCCAGACGATCTACCGCCGGCTGCAGGAGATGGCGTTCCTCAACAAGGGGCTGACCATCAACTTCACCGATCAGCGCGCCGAGTCCGCCGACGAGGAGGGCAACGCTCGCAAGGTCAGTTTCATGTACGAGAACGGCATCGCCGACTTCGTGCGGCACCTCAACAACACGAAGAACCCGGTGCACAAGTCCGTGATCGAGTTCGAGGCCGACTCGCCCGAGGAGGGCATGGCCATCGAGATCGCGATGCAGTGGAACGAGTCGTACGGCGAGTCGGTCTACACGTTCGCCAACCGCATCAACACGCACGAGGGCGGCACCCACGAAGAGGGCTTCCGCGCCGCGCTGACCAACACGATCAACCGGTACGGCGCCGAGAAGAAGTTCCTCAAGAGCGACGAGAAGCTCTCCGGCGAGGACATCCGCGAGGGTCTCGCCGCGATCATCTCGGTGACGCTGGCCAACCCGCAGTTCGAGGGTCAGACCAAGACCAAGCTCGGCAACACCAGCATGAAGAGCTTCGTGCAGAAGATCGCCAACGAGCGGATCGCGGACTGGTTCGACCGCAACCCGGCCGAGGCCAAGACGATCATCACCAAGGCGTCCCAGGCGGCCCGCGCCCGGATCGCCGCGCAGCAGGCGCGCAAGCTGGCCCGGCGCAAGTCGCTGCTGGAGTCCGGCTCGATGCCGGGCAAGCTGGCCGACTGCCAGTCCACCGACCCGCGGGTCTCCGAGCTGTTCATCGTCGAGGGCGACTCGGCCGGCGGCTCGGCCAAGCAGGGCCGGGACAGCCAGATCCAGGCGATCCTGCCGATCCGGGGCAAGATCCTCAACGTGGAGAAGGCCCGGATCGACCGGGTGCTCAAGAACAACGAGGTCCAGGCGCTGATCACCGCGCTCGGCACCGGCATCCACGACGACTTCGACATCGCCAAGCTGCGTTATCACAAGATCGTGCTGATGGCCGACGCCGACGTCGACGGCCAGCACATCCAGACGCTGCTGCTGACCCTGCTCTTCCGCTTCATGCGGCCGCTGGTCGAGGTGGGCCACGTCTACCTGGCCGCCCCGCCGCTCTACAAGATCAAGTGGAACAAGCGCGGTGACGACGCCCAGTACGCGTACTCCGACCGCGAGCGCGACGGCCTGATCGCCCTGCGCCAGCAGAAGAAGGCGAACGCCAAGCCGGACGACATCCAGCGGTTCAAGGGTCTCGGCGAGATGAACTTCCACGAGCTGTGGGACACCACCATGGACCCGTCGACCCGGACCCTGCGCCAAGTGACGCTGGACGACGCCGCCGTCGCGGACGAGCTGTTCAGCGTGCTCATGGGTGAGGACGTGGAGGCGCGGCGCTCGTTCATCCAGCGCAACGCCAAGGACGTGCGTTTCCTGGACATCTGA
- the gyrA gene encoding DNA gyrase subunit A, giving the protein MTDIPENPAEEPQNATGGGVGQRVEPVGLEVEMQRSYLDYAMSVIVGRALPDVRDGLKPVHRKILYAMYDSGFRPDRGYVKCARVVGDVMGNYHPHGDSSIYDALVRMGQPWSLRYPLIDGNGNFGSPGNDPPAAMRYTESKLSPLAMEMLRDIDEDTVDMQDNYDGRAKEPTILPARFPNLLVNGSEGIAVGMATKIPPHNLREIAGAVQWCLDNPDVDEATTLDALLEIVKGPDFPTKGLIVGQQAIQDAYRTGRGSIRMRAVVEVEEDSRGRPCLVVTELPYQVNPDNLAERVAELVKEGKLTGIADIRDESSGRTGMRLILVLKRDAVAKVVLNNLYKHTQLQETFGANMLALVDGVPRTLNLAQFIRYYVEHQIEVIRRRTAYRLRKAEERAHILRGLVKALDALDEVIALIRRSPTVEDARQGLIQLLDIDQVQSQAILDMQLRRLAALERQKIIDELASIEVEIADLKDILAKPERQRAIVSEELAEIVNRFGDDRLTQIIPFDGEVSMEDLIAREDVVVTITRTGYAKRTKVDLYRSQKRGGKGVSGATLRQDDIVSHFFVISTHSWILFFTNKGRVYRAKAYELPEAARTAKGQHVANLLAFQPDEHIAQVIQIPHYEVEPYLVLATKNGLVKKTRLAEFDSNRSGGIIAINLREDDELVGAALAASENDLLLVSKHAQAIRFNATDEALRPMGRATSGVIGMRFSGDDELLAMEVVREGLDVLVATNGGYAKRTPIEEYPVQGRGGKGVLTAKITERRGGLVGALVIDPEDELFAITSNGGVIRTPVKPVRRTRDRNTMGVKLMDLPEGVTIVALARNADEPDEQD; this is encoded by the coding sequence GTGACGGATATCCCCGAGAACCCCGCCGAAGAGCCGCAGAACGCGACCGGCGGCGGTGTCGGCCAGCGGGTCGAGCCGGTCGGTCTCGAAGTCGAGATGCAGCGGTCGTACCTCGACTACGCCATGAGCGTCATCGTCGGGCGCGCGCTGCCCGACGTGCGTGACGGCCTCAAGCCGGTGCACCGCAAGATCCTTTACGCGATGTACGACTCGGGCTTCCGCCCGGACCGCGGGTACGTCAAGTGCGCCCGCGTCGTCGGCGACGTGATGGGCAACTACCACCCGCACGGCGACTCGTCGATCTACGACGCGCTGGTGCGCATGGGGCAGCCGTGGTCGTTGCGTTACCCGCTCATCGACGGCAACGGCAACTTCGGCTCGCCGGGCAACGACCCGCCGGCCGCCATGCGCTACACCGAGTCGAAGCTCTCGCCCCTCGCCATGGAGATGCTGCGGGACATCGACGAGGACACCGTCGACATGCAGGACAACTACGACGGCCGGGCCAAGGAGCCCACCATCCTGCCGGCGCGGTTCCCCAACCTGCTGGTCAACGGCTCCGAGGGCATCGCCGTCGGCATGGCCACCAAGATCCCGCCGCACAACCTGCGCGAGATCGCCGGGGCCGTGCAGTGGTGCCTCGACAACCCGGACGTCGACGAGGCCACCACGCTCGACGCGCTGCTGGAGATCGTCAAGGGTCCCGACTTCCCGACCAAGGGCCTGATCGTCGGTCAGCAGGCGATTCAGGACGCCTACCGCACCGGGCGCGGCTCGATCCGGATGCGCGCGGTGGTCGAGGTCGAGGAGGACAGCCGCGGCCGGCCCTGCCTCGTGGTCACCGAGCTGCCCTACCAGGTCAACCCGGACAACCTCGCCGAGCGCGTGGCCGAGCTGGTCAAGGAGGGCAAGCTCACCGGCATCGCCGACATCCGGGACGAGTCCTCCGGCCGTACGGGCATGCGGTTGATCCTGGTCCTGAAGCGCGACGCCGTCGCGAAGGTCGTGCTCAACAACCTCTACAAGCACACCCAGCTGCAGGAGACGTTCGGCGCCAACATGCTGGCGCTGGTCGACGGTGTGCCGCGCACGCTCAACCTCGCGCAGTTCATCCGGTACTACGTCGAGCACCAGATCGAGGTCATCCGCCGGCGCACGGCCTACCGCCTGCGCAAGGCCGAGGAGCGCGCGCACATCCTGCGCGGTCTGGTCAAGGCACTCGACGCGCTCGACGAGGTCATCGCGTTGATCCGGCGCTCGCCCACGGTCGAGGACGCCCGGCAGGGCCTGATCCAGCTGCTCGACATCGACCAGGTGCAGTCCCAGGCGATCCTGGACATGCAGCTGCGCCGGCTCGCGGCCCTGGAGCGGCAGAAGATCATCGACGAGCTCGCCAGCATCGAGGTCGAGATCGCCGACCTCAAGGACATCCTCGCCAAGCCGGAGCGGCAGCGTGCGATCGTCTCCGAGGAGCTGGCCGAGATCGTCAACCGGTTCGGTGATGACCGGCTCACCCAGATCATCCCGTTTGATGGTGAGGTCTCGATGGAGGACCTCATCGCCCGCGAGGACGTTGTGGTGACCATCACACGCACTGGTTACGCCAAGCGCACGAAGGTCGATCTCTACCGGTCGCAGAAGCGTGGCGGCAAGGGCGTGAGCGGCGCAACCTTGCGTCAGGACGACATCGTCAGCCACTTCTTCGTCATCTCGACGCACTCCTGGATCTTGTTCTTCACGAACAAAGGCCGGGTGTACCGGGCCAAGGCGTACGAGCTGCCGGAAGCGGCACGCACCGCAAAAGGCCAGCACGTCGCCAACCTGCTCGCCTTCCAGCCGGACGAGCACATCGCCCAGGTCATCCAGATCCCTCACTACGAGGTGGAGCCCTACCTTGTGCTCGCCACCAAGAATGGGCTCGTGAAGAAGACCCGGCTCGCTGAATTTGACTCCAACCGCAGCGGTGGCATCATCGCCATCAACCTGCGGGAGGATGACGAATTGGTGGGCGCCGCGCTGGCCGCATCGGAGAACGACCTGCTCCTGGTCTCGAAGCACGCCCAGGCCATCCGGTTCAACGCGACCGACGAGGCGCTGCGACCCATGGGCCGGGCGACCTCCGGTGTCATCGGCATGCGCTTCAGCGGCGACGACGAGCTGCTCGCGATGGAGGTCGTGCGCGAGGGCCTCGACGTTTTGGTCGCCACCAATGGCGGGTATGCCAAGCGGACGCCGATCGAGGAGTATCCCGTGCAGGGACGGGGCGGCAAGGGCGTACTGACCGCCAAGATCACCGAGCGTCGTGGTGGCCTGGTCGGAGCGCTGGTGATCGACCCGGAGGATGAGCTGTTTGCCATCACCAGCAATGGTGGTGTCATCCGGACTCCCGTGAAGCCTGTACGGCGCACGCGGGATCGGAACACAATGGGGGTCAAGCTGATGGACCTCCCAGAAGGTGTAACCATCGTGGCGCTTGCTCGCAATGCCGACGAGCCTGACGAACAGGACTAG
- a CDS encoding DUF3566 domain-containing protein — translation MPETQAKSGAGASATPVDEEPKKDGAASNGREAAGRASVPADAPSPPKFTRAPGMAPPPGEPAADNESPADGKRPGGPSVAKGSATVPIVTKGKSGGTGAQGAPVGRTVTPPPANPVTAPQRPADGAKRPGAAGAAGAAAVGAARVSETVRSARSTVSSAAARGPRRARLNLKRIDPWSVMKFAFAVSVVLFIVVVVATAVLYLALDAMGVWGEVNNSLQSLVNASGGTDAADTSSGFRITAWGVIGTSMLIGAVNVVLFTALATLGAFIYNVCADLVGGVELTLAERD, via the coding sequence ATGCCGGAGACACAGGCGAAGTCGGGGGCGGGGGCTTCGGCCACTCCCGTCGATGAGGAGCCGAAGAAGGACGGCGCCGCATCGAACGGGCGCGAGGCCGCTGGCCGCGCGTCGGTCCCCGCGGATGCCCCGTCCCCGCCGAAGTTCACCCGCGCCCCGGGCATGGCCCCGCCGCCGGGTGAACCCGCCGCCGACAACGAGAGCCCGGCCGATGGCAAACGGCCGGGCGGTCCCTCGGTTGCGAAGGGGTCTGCCACTGTGCCGATCGTCACCAAGGGCAAGAGCGGTGGCACCGGGGCCCAGGGGGCGCCGGTCGGACGCACCGTGACGCCGCCCCCGGCCAACCCCGTAACGGCCCCGCAGCGGCCCGCCGACGGCGCCAAGCGCCCCGGTGCGGCCGGCGCTGCCGGTGCCGCCGCGGTGGGTGCGGCCCGGGTCTCGGAGACCGTGCGCTCGGCCCGCTCGACAGTCTCGTCGGCAGCTGCCCGCGGCCCCCGGCGAGCCCGGTTGAACCTCAAGCGGATCGACCCCTGGTCCGTGATGAAGTTCGCCTTCGCCGTCTCCGTGGTCCTGTTCATCGTCGTGGTCGTGGCCACCGCGGTGCTCTACCTCGCGCTCGACGCCATGGGCGTGTGGGGCGAGGTGAACAACAGCCTGCAGTCCCTGGTGAACGCCAGCGGCGGCACCGACGCGGCCGACACCAGCAGTGGCTTCCGCATCACCGCCTGGGGCGTCATCGGCACGTCGATGCTCATCGGCGCGGTCAACGTGGTCCTCTTCACCGCGCTGGCCACCCTGGGCGCCTTCATCTACAACGTCTGCGCCGACCTGGTCGGCGGCGTCGAACTGACGCTCGCGGAACGCGACTGA
- a CDS encoding DLW-39 family protein, whose translation MFKKLLIVAGLVGATALVVKKVKASSDERALWHEATTAPDLR comes from the coding sequence ATGTTCAAGAAGCTCCTGATCGTCGCCGGCCTCGTCGGTGCCACGGCCCTGGTCGTCAAGAAGGTCAAGGCCTCCAGCGACGAGCGCGCCCTGTGGCACGAAGCCACCACCGCGCCCGACCTGCGCTGA
- a CDS encoding DUF4279 domain-containing protein, producing the protein MTCLQRAYLYVTSEHRAAGPPYSPADLDRIAFDPAQVTALTGLTPTTSWRRHDHGHRFSDWTYELPERRTHDTEEVVTALLTILEPHAAALATARHLLDLQAGIMVVITTEAGLTPDGDILITTPAITYTAETLHRLAALDLSLHHDQYVTAHPCDG; encoded by the coding sequence ATGACCTGCCTGCAACGGGCCTACCTGTACGTGACCAGCGAGCATCGGGCCGCCGGCCCACCGTACAGCCCCGCCGACCTCGACCGGATCGCTTTCGACCCGGCCCAGGTCACCGCCCTGACCGGCCTCACCCCGACCACCTCATGGCGCCGGCACGATCATGGTCACCGCTTCAGCGACTGGACCTACGAACTCCCCGAACGCCGAACCCACGACACCGAGGAGGTCGTCACAGCCCTGCTGACAATCCTCGAACCCCACGCCGCCGCCCTGGCAACCGCGCGCCACCTCCTGGACCTGCAAGCCGGAATCATGGTCGTCATCACCACCGAAGCCGGCCTCACCCCCGACGGCGACATCCTCATCACCACCCCCGCGATCACCTACACCGCCGAAACCCTCCACCGTCTGGCCGCCCTCGACCTCTCCCTCCACCACGACCAGTACGTCACCGCCCACCCCTGCGACGGATGA
- a CDS encoding GNAT family N-acetyltransferase translates to MLAIELGDGGVLRPLEPWQAEEFLAHMDRARETVDPWIPWASLSHDLESARATLQRYADKAAADSGRLYGIWLDGVLVGGTMFVSFDAAWGNCEVGCWLEPAATGKGLMTRAVRVLLRWAFEERGMQRVEWQCRPDNTASSGVARRVGMTLDGVLRANFPYRGVRHDSEIWSILATEWRP, encoded by the coding sequence GTGTTGGCGATCGAATTGGGTGACGGCGGCGTGCTGCGGCCGTTGGAGCCATGGCAGGCCGAGGAGTTCCTGGCGCACATGGATCGGGCGCGGGAGACCGTTGATCCGTGGATTCCGTGGGCCTCGCTGAGCCATGATCTGGAGTCGGCGCGGGCGACTTTGCAGCGGTACGCCGACAAGGCTGCCGCCGACTCGGGCCGGCTGTACGGCATCTGGCTCGACGGGGTGCTGGTGGGCGGCACGATGTTCGTCTCGTTCGATGCTGCCTGGGGCAACTGCGAGGTCGGGTGCTGGCTCGAGCCTGCTGCGACCGGCAAGGGGCTGATGACGCGGGCGGTTCGGGTGCTGCTGCGGTGGGCCTTCGAGGAGCGGGGGATGCAGCGGGTCGAGTGGCAATGCCGGCCCGACAACACGGCCAGCAGCGGGGTCGCGCGGCGGGTGGGGATGACGCTCGACGGTGTGCTGCGCGCCAACTTCCCTTATCGCGGGGTGCGGCACGACAGCGAGATCTGGTCGATTCTCGCCACCGAATGGCGTCCCTGA